The Streptomyces sp. JB150 genomic interval CAGCGTCAAGGTCGACCGCGAGGAACGCCCCGACGTGGACGCCGTCTACATGGAGGCCGTGCAGGCGGCCACCGGGCACGGCGGGTGGCCGATGACGGTGTTCCTGACCCCGGACGCGGAGCCGTTCTACTTCGGCACGTACTTCCCGCCCGCGCCGCGCCACGGGATGCCCTCCTTCCGGCAGGTGCTGGAGGGCGTGCGGCAGGCGTGGGACGACCGGCGCGAGGAGGTCGCCGACGTCGCGGGGAAGATCGTCCGCGATCTCGCCGGGCGGGAGATCGACTACGGCGCCGGCAAGCAGGTGCCCGGCGAGCAGGAGCTGGCACAGGCGCTGCTGGGGCTGACCCGGGAGTACGACCCGCAGCGCGGCGGGTTCGGCGGCGCGCCCAAGTTCCCGCCGTCCATGGTGATCGAGTTCCTGCTGCGCCACCACGCGCGCACCGGCTCCGAGGGCGCCCTGCAGATGGCGCGGGACACCTGCGAGCGGATGGCGCGGGGCGGGATGTACGACCAGCTCGGAGGCGGCTTCGCCCGCTACTCCGTCGACCGGGACTGGGTCGTGCCGCACTTCGAGAAGATGCTGTACGACAACGCGCTGCTCTGCCGGGTCTACGCCCACCTGTGGCGGGCCACCGGTTCCGAGCTGGCCCGCCGCGTCGCCCTGGAGACCGCCGACTTCATGGTGCGCGAGCTGCGCACCGCCGAGGGCGGGTTCGCCTCCGCGCTCGACGCCGACAGCGACGACGGGACCGGGCGGCACGTCGAGGGCGCGTACTACGTGTGGACGCCGGACCAGCTGCGCGCCGTCCTCGGCGACGACGACGCCCGGCTCGCCGCCCAGTACTTCGGCGTCACCGAGGAGGGAACCTTCGAACACGGCTCCTCGGTGCTGCAGCTGCCGCAGCAGGAGGGCGTCTTCGACGCCGCGCGGATCGACGGCGTACGCCAGCGGCTGCTGCGGGCCCGCGGCGAGCGGCCCGCGCCCGGCCGGGACGACAAGATCGTCGCCGCCTGGAACGGCCTCGCCGTCGCCGCGCTCGCCGAGACCGGCGCCTACTTCGACCGCCCGGACCTCGTCGACGCCGCCCTCGCCGCCGCCGACCTGCTGGTGAGGGTGCACCTCGACGACCGCGCCCACCTCTCCCGCACCAGCAAGGACGGGCGGGCCGGCGCCAACGCGGGCGTGCTGGAGGACTACGCGGACGTCGCCGAGGGGTTCCTCGCGCTGGCCTCCGTCACCGGCGAGGGCGTGTGGCTGGACTTCGCCGGGCTGCTGCTCGACCACGTGCTCACCCGGTTCGCCGACGAGAGGACCGGCGCGCTGTTCGACACCGCCGCCGACGCCGAACGGCTCATCCGCCGGCCGCAGGACCCGACCGACAACGCCGCCCCGTCCGGCTGGACCGCCGCCGCGGGCGCGCTGCTGAGCTACGCCGCCCACACCGGCTCCGCGCCGCACCGCACCGCCGCCGAGCGGGCGCTCGGCGTGGTGAAGGTGCTGGGACCGCGCGTGCCGCGGTTCATCGGCTGGGGGCTCGCGGTGGCGGAGGCGCTGCTGGACGGGCCGCGCGAGGTGGCGGTCGTGGGGCGCGCGGCGGACGACACCGGCGCGCGGGAGCTGCACCGCACCGCGCTGCTCGCCACCGCGCCGGGTGCCGTCGTCGCGTACGGCCCGGCGGGCGGCGAGGAGTTCCCGCTGCTCGCGGACCGGCCGCTGGTCGGCGGTGAACCGGCCGCGTACGTCTGCCGCAACTTCACCTGTGACGCTCCGACGACCGACCCGCAGCGGCTGCGCGCGGCGCTCTCGGGGCACTGAGCGGGGGCCGAGGCGGGCGCCGAGCGCTGGGCTTTCGGCTCGGAAAGCGCTGTCTGAAATGATCGGAAACTGAGCAGGTGTTCGGTTAGATCCCGCTAGGCGCCTCACCGGCCGGAAACACGCTTTTTATCGGAACAGCTCCCACGCTTCACGGTTCCCCCCTAGTCTCTGCACATGCCGTGACGCCCGGCCGCTGCCGACCGTCACGGCACGGGGGTTTTGGGGATCTGGGGGGATCTGTTTGCTGACGTCTGTCTTCATCGCTGCCGTTTCGCTCGCCCTGTTCTGGATGGCGGCCTTCACCCTGTGGTGGCAGATGCACGCGTGGCGCACGCCCGAAGTGCTGGCCTCCACCCGGTTCAGCCGGCCCGACGGGGCCGAGCAGCTGTCCTTCTCGCTGCTGCTGCCGGCACGCCACGAGCAGGCCGTGCTCGACCACACCATCCAGCGCCTGCTTCAGTCCACACACGCCGACTTCGAGATCATCGTGATCGTCGGCCACGACGACCCGGAGACCGCCGAGGTCGCCGAGCGCGCCGCCGCGCGCGATACGCGGGTGCGGGTCGTCGTCGACACCCACGAGAAGAAGAACAAGCCGAAGGCCATGAACACGGCGCTGCCGCACTGCCGCGGCGACGTCGTCGGGGTCTTCGACGCCGAGGACCAGGTCCATCCGGAGCTGCTGGCCCACGTCGACCACGCCTTCCGCGCCACCGGCGCCGACGTCGTCCAGGGCGGCGTCCAGCTGATCAACTTCCACTCCAGCTGGTACAGCCTGCGCAACTGCCTGGAGTACTTCTTCTGGTTCCGCTCCCGGCTGCACCTGCACGCCCAGAAGGGGTTCATCCCGCTCGGCGGCAACACCGTCTTCGTCCGCACCGACGTGCTGCGCGAGGCCGACGGCTGGGACCCGAACTGCCTCGCCGAGGACTGCGACCTGGGCGTGCGGCTGTCCAGCGTCGGCAAGAAGGTCGTCGTCGCCTACGACTCCGAGATGGTCACCCGCGAGGAGACACCCGGCTCGCTGATGAGCCTGCTGAAGCAGCGCACCCGCTGGAACCAGGGGTTCCTCCAGGTCTACCGCAAGCGCGACTGGAAACAGCTGCCCACCTTCGGACAGCGCCTCCTGGCCCGCTACACCCTCATGACGCCGTATCTGCAGGCCGTCTCCGGGGTGGTCATCCCGCTCAACGTCGGGATCGCGCTCTTCCTCGACGTGCCCGTCGGCGTCGCCTTCATCACCTTCCTGCCGGCCGTCACCGCCCTGGTGACCTTCGTCTTCGAGCTGGTCGGACTGCACGACTTCGGCAAGCAGTACGGGCTGCGCGTCCGGTTCGTCCACTACCTGAAGCTCATCCTGGGCGGCCCCTTCTACCAGGTGCTCCTCGCCGGGGCCGCCGTCCGCGCCGTCTGGCGCGAGCAGCGCGGCCAGAGCGACTGGGAGCTGACCAGCCATGTCGGCGCTCATCTCGCGCACGCGAACCGAGAGGACGTTCCTGCGTGACCTCCACCCTTCCCGCGGCGACCGGAATCGAGGTCCCCGCACAGCGGACCGCTGCGCCCATGACCCGTTCGACAGGTCGAACACAGTTCCCGCAGCGACTGCGCTCCTCCCGTCCCGACCTGGTCCTGTGCGGTGTCCTCCTGGTGGCGATCCTCGTCGTCCAGGGCTGGAACATCGCCGACTACCCCACCCTCAGCGACGACGAGGGCACCTACCTCGCCCAGGCCTGGGCCGTCCAGGAGGGCCGCGGCCTCGCCCACTACACCTACTGGTACGACCATCCGCCGCTCGGCTGGATCCAGCTCGCCGTCCTGACCTGGATCCCCGCGCTGATCAGCCCGGACTCGATGACCGTCGGCACCATGCGCGCCGCGATGCTGCTGATCTCCGCGGTCAGCGCGGTCCTCGTCTACGTCCTCGGCCGCCGCCTCGCCCTGCCCCGCTGGGCCGCGGCGCTCGGCATGGCGCTGTTCGGGCTCTCCCCGCTGTCGGTCGTCCTCCAGCGCGAGATCTTCCTCGACAACCTCGCCGTGATGTGGACGCTGCTCGCGTTCACCCTCGCCGCCTCCCCGAGCCGCCACCTCTGGCACCACTTCGGCGCGGGCATCGCCGCCGCGACGGCCGTGCTCACCAAGGAGACGATGCTCGTCGTCCTGCCCGCCCTGCTGCTCACCATGTGGCGGCACAGCCACCGAGACACCCGCAAGTTCGCCGTCACCGGCGCGATCACCGCCTGCGCCCTGATCGGCCTGTCGTACCCGCTGTTCGCGCTGCTCAAGGGCGAGCTGCTGCCGGGCGCGGGCCATGTGTCGCTGTGGGACGGCATCGTCTACCAGATGAGCCGCCCCGGCTCCGGCTTCATCCTCACCGAGGGCACCGGCTCCCACGGCGTGCTCCGGTCCTGGCTCTACTACGACCGCGTGCTGCCCCTCGGCGGCCTCGCCGGCGCCCTGCTGCTCCTGCTGACCTGGCGCTGGTCGGTCACCGCCCGCGCGCTCGCCGGGCCCGCGCTGACCGTCGCGATCCTCGCCCTGGTCGCGCTGCGCCCGAACGGCTACCTGCCCGCGATGTACATCATCCAGGCGCTGCCGTTCCTCGCCCTGGTCCTCGCCGGCGGCACCGCCAGCGTCGCCCACGCCGTGCTGCACAAGCGGCGCGGCGCCGGCCGCCGGCCGTCGCGCGCCCGGTACGCGCTCGCCGCCGTCCTCGCCCTCGCCGCGAGCGCCTACGTGCTGCCGCGCTGGTACGACGGCGCCCGCACCGCCGTGACCACCGACGCCAACGCCCCCTACCGGGCCGCCGCGCGATGGCTGGCCACCGAGGTGCCGGACCCGGAGGACACCCGCGTCCTGGTCGACGACGCGCTCTGGCTGGACCTCGTCCACCAGGGCTACGACCCCGGCCTCGGCGTCATCTGGTTCTACAAGGCCGACCTCGACCCGGCCGTCACCAGGACCATGCCGCGCGGCTGGCGCGACCTCGACTACGTGGTCGCCTCGCCGACGGTGCGGCGCGACGCGGTCGACCTGCCGAACGTCAAGGCCGCCATCGAGCACTCGGCGCCGGTCGCCGTCTTCGGCACCGGCCCGGACCGGATCGAGATCCGGCGCATCCAGACCGCGGGCGCCCCGGGAGGCGAGCGATGACGCACGAGTACACCGTCCCCGACGAGACCGTCACGGCACCCGAGGTCGTCGGCGTCGCCGAACCGGGCGCCGTCACCATCGTCGTACCGACCTTCAACGAGTCGGCGAACATACGGCAGCTGCTGCACCAGATCACCGAGTCGGTGCCGTCCCGGCTGCCCTGCGAGGTGGTCTTCGTCGACGACTCCACCGACGACACCCCGGACGTCATCCGCGCCGCCGCGGCGGACTGCCCGTTCCCGGTGACCGTGCTGCACCGCGAGGAGCCCGTGGGCGGGCTCGGCGGCGCGGTCGTCGAGGGCATGAAGGCGGCCGGCTCGGACTGGATCGTCGTCATGGACGGCGACTGCCAGCACCCGCCGTCCCTCGTCCCCGAACTGGTCGCCACCGGAGAACGCGCCGGCGCCGGACTCGTCGTCGCCTCCCGCTACCTCAAGGGCGGCAGCCGCGCCGGGCTCGCCGGCAGCTACCGCGTCGCCGTCTCGCGCGGCGCGACCTGGCTGACCAAGGCGCTCTTCCCGCGTCGGCTGCACGGCATCAGCGACCCGATGAGCGGCTTCTTCGCGATCCGCCGCAGCGACATCACCGCGGAACTGCTCCAGCCGCTCGGCTACAAGATCCTCCTCGAACTCGCGGTGCGCAGCCGCCCCCGCGAGGTCAGCGAGGTCCCGTTCGTCTTCCAGGAGCGGTTCGCCGGGGAGTCGAAGTCCACCGCCCAGGAGGGGCTGCGCTTCCTGCGCCACCTCGCCGGGCTGCGCACCGCCGGCCCGCTGGCCCGGCTGGTGGTGTTCGGACTGATCGGGCTGTCGGGTTTCGTGCCGAACCTGGCCGTGCTGTGGGCGATGACCGAGGCGGGCCTGCACTACGTGCCCGCCGAGATCGTCGCCAACCAGTTCGGCGTGGCCTGGAACTTCCTGCTCATCGAGAAACTGCTGTTCCGCGACCGGCGGCGGCACCGCCACTGGGCCGACCGCACCCTCCGGTTCGCGCTGCTGTCCAACGCCGACCTGGTGCTGCGCATCCCGCTGATCGCCCTGCTGGTGGCGCAGTTCGGGCTGGCCGTGCTGCCGGCCACGGCGCTCGCCCTCGCCATCACCTTCGTCCTGCGCTTCGTCGGCACCGAAGCGCTGGTCTACCTGCCGCGCCGCGCACCGGGCGGGCGGAGCCGCACCGCAAGGAGGACCGCGTGAACCAACGCCGCAGAAGAACCGCCCTGCTCGCCGTGGCGGGGCTGACCGGGGGGCTGCTGCTCGCCTCGCCCCAGCCCGCCTCCGCCGCCAACCTCATCAAGAACCCCGGCTTCGAGACCGCAGGCACCGGTGACATGCCGTACTGCTGGCAGAAGTCCGGCTGGGGCGAGAACGACTTCACCTTCGAGACGACCGCCGACGCCCGCTCCGGCTCCCAGGCGATGAAGGTGACGCTGACCCGCCGGGTCGACGGCGACCGCAAGGCGCTGATCACCGAGTCCGCGGACTGTGCGCCGGTGGTGGCGGCCGGCAGGCAGTACGACCTGTCGCTCTGGTACAAGACGACCACGCCGGACGCCAGCATCACCCTGTTCCGGCACGACACCACGGCGGGCTGGCAGTACTGGACCGACCTGAAGACCCTTCCGCTCGCGGGGAACTGGACCGAGGCGTCCGTGCGCACCCCCGAGGTGCCGCCCGGCACCGACCGCATCAGCTGGGGCGTCTCCGTCTACGGCACCGGCTCCGCCACCACCGACGACTACACGATGGAGCAGGTCGCCGACCCGGTCCCGCCGCCGCGGTGCACCGGCACCACCGACCAGTGCGCCAACGGCGCCTGGGAGGTGCTGCCCGCGCAGAACCCGGTGCGGTCCATGCACTCGGTCGTCCTGCACAACGGCAAGGTCCTGCTGATCGCGGGCTCCGGCAACGACCCGGAGAAGTTCGAGGCGGGCACCTTCACCTCGGCCGTCTACGACCCCGCGAACGGCAGCTACAAGATCATCCCCACCCCGAAGGACATGTTCTGCGCCGGGCACGTCCAGCTCCAGGACGGGCGGGTGCTGGTGATGAGCGGCAACAAGGGCTACCCGTCCGCGGACGGGAAGATCGGCTACCAGGGGTACAAGGACTCGTACGTCTTCGACCCCGCGACGGAGACCTACACCAGGACCAACGACATGAACGACGGGCACTGGTACCCGTCGGCGACCGTCATGGGCAACGGTGACGTGCTCTCCTTCGGCGGGCTGAAGGAGGACTCCACCGGCTCGGTCACCGCCGAGCGCTGGTCGCAGGCCCAGCAGCGCTGGCTGCCGACCTGGCAGGTCAAGCAGACCTGGTCGTTCTGGGGCCTGTACCCGTCGATGATCCTGTTGCAGGACGGCCGGCTCTTCTACTCCGGCAGCCATGTCTTCGGCAACAACATCCCCGGCACCGGCGCCGCGATCTACGACTACGACGCCAACACCATCACCCAGGTGCCCGGCCTGCAGCGCAAGGACGAGCGGGACCAGTCGGCGAGCGTGCTGCTGCCCCCGGCGCAGGACCAGAAGGTCCTCACCATCGGCGGCGGCAACATCGACTCCAACCCGGCCGCGAACCGGCTCACGGACGTCATCGACCTGAAGCAGCCGAACCCGTCCTACGTCGCCGGCCCGCCGCTGCCGCAGGGCACCGTCGACCTCGGCAACGGCAAGGTCCCGCAGACCGGCGACCAGGGCAAGATGTACGTCTCCGCGGTGCTGCTGCCCGACGGCACGGTCATGGAGACGGGCGGCGCCCTGCACAACCGCGCCAACCCCGTCTTCGAGACCTCGCTCTACGACCCGCGGACGAACACCTTCGACCCGGTGACCGCCGACCCGGAGGCCCGCGGCTACCACTCCTCCGCGTTCCTGCTGCCCGACGGCCGGGTCATGACCACCGGCGACAACCCGGGCAACGGCAGCTGGAACCACAACGTGTCGGTCTACACCCCGCCCTACCTCTTCAAGGGCCCCCGCCCGGTGATCACCTCGCTGATCGACACCGAGTGGACCTACGGCGACACCCAGCGGATCACCGTCGACCGGCCCATCGCCAAGGCGGAGCTGATCCGCCCGGCCGCCGTCACCCACTCCTCCGACCCGAACCAGCGCTTCGTGGACCTGCCGCTGACCGTGGACGGCAACAACGTCGACCTGAACGTGACGAGCAACCCGAACGTGGCCCCGCCCGGCTGGTACATGCTGTTCGCGGTCGACGCCAACGGGGTGCCCTCGGTCGCCAAGTGGGTGCACCTGCAGGGCCCGTCCGCGCTCAAGGCCACGGACGCCGCCCCGCACATCCACTCCTTCGCCGACGACCTGAAGGGCAAGCGGACCGGTCCCGGCAAGAAGCGCGCCTCCCAGCCGGTGAGCCCCACCGTCTCCGGCTGCGACCGCCACTACGGCTCCGCCAACGTCTGCGTGCCCACCGCCTTCCCGCCCCAGGTCAAGAAGACGACGGCGGCCCGCTGCGCCTGGCTGAAGCAGAACGACTACGGCCGCCTGAAGGTCAACGGCGCCGACGACCCGCTCGCC includes:
- a CDS encoding thioredoxin domain-containing protein, whose amino-acid sequence is MPNRLAHETSPYLLQHADNPVDWWPWSEEAFAEARRRDVPVLLSVGYASCHWCHVMAHESFEDETTAAYLNEHFVSVKVDREERPDVDAVYMEAVQAATGHGGWPMTVFLTPDAEPFYFGTYFPPAPRHGMPSFRQVLEGVRQAWDDRREEVADVAGKIVRDLAGREIDYGAGKQVPGEQELAQALLGLTREYDPQRGGFGGAPKFPPSMVIEFLLRHHARTGSEGALQMARDTCERMARGGMYDQLGGGFARYSVDRDWVVPHFEKMLYDNALLCRVYAHLWRATGSELARRVALETADFMVRELRTAEGGFASALDADSDDGTGRHVEGAYYVWTPDQLRAVLGDDDARLAAQYFGVTEEGTFEHGSSVLQLPQQEGVFDAARIDGVRQRLLRARGERPAPGRDDKIVAAWNGLAVAALAETGAYFDRPDLVDAALAAADLLVRVHLDDRAHLSRTSKDGRAGANAGVLEDYADVAEGFLALASVTGEGVWLDFAGLLLDHVLTRFADERTGALFDTAADAERLIRRPQDPTDNAAPSGWTAAAGALLSYAAHTGSAPHRTAAERALGVVKVLGPRVPRFIGWGLAVAEALLDGPREVAVVGRAADDTGARELHRTALLATAPGAVVAYGPAGGEEFPLLADRPLVGGEPAAYVCRNFTCDAPTTDPQRLRAALSGH
- a CDS encoding glycosyltransferase, yielding MLTSVFIAAVSLALFWMAAFTLWWQMHAWRTPEVLASTRFSRPDGAEQLSFSLLLPARHEQAVLDHTIQRLLQSTHADFEIIVIVGHDDPETAEVAERAAARDTRVRVVVDTHEKKNKPKAMNTALPHCRGDVVGVFDAEDQVHPELLAHVDHAFRATGADVVQGGVQLINFHSSWYSLRNCLEYFFWFRSRLHLHAQKGFIPLGGNTVFVRTDVLREADGWDPNCLAEDCDLGVRLSSVGKKVVVAYDSEMVTREETPGSLMSLLKQRTRWNQGFLQVYRKRDWKQLPTFGQRLLARYTLMTPYLQAVSGVVIPLNVGIALFLDVPVGVAFITFLPAVTALVTFVFELVGLHDFGKQYGLRVRFVHYLKLILGGPFYQVLLAGAAVRAVWREQRGQSDWELTSHVGAHLAHANREDVPA
- a CDS encoding glycosyltransferase family 2 protein, which encodes MTHEYTVPDETVTAPEVVGVAEPGAVTIVVPTFNESANIRQLLHQITESVPSRLPCEVVFVDDSTDDTPDVIRAAAADCPFPVTVLHREEPVGGLGGAVVEGMKAAGSDWIVVMDGDCQHPPSLVPELVATGERAGAGLVVASRYLKGGSRAGLAGSYRVAVSRGATWLTKALFPRRLHGISDPMSGFFAIRRSDITAELLQPLGYKILLELAVRSRPREVSEVPFVFQERFAGESKSTAQEGLRFLRHLAGLRTAGPLARLVVFGLIGLSGFVPNLAVLWAMTEAGLHYVPAEIVANQFGVAWNFLLIEKLLFRDRRRHRHWADRTLRFALLSNADLVLRIPLIALLVAQFGLAVLPATALALAITFVLRFVGTEALVYLPRRAPGGRSRTARRTA
- a CDS encoding galactose oxidase early set domain-containing protein — protein: MNQRRRRTALLAVAGLTGGLLLASPQPASAANLIKNPGFETAGTGDMPYCWQKSGWGENDFTFETTADARSGSQAMKVTLTRRVDGDRKALITESADCAPVVAAGRQYDLSLWYKTTTPDASITLFRHDTTAGWQYWTDLKTLPLAGNWTEASVRTPEVPPGTDRISWGVSVYGTGSATTDDYTMEQVADPVPPPRCTGTTDQCANGAWEVLPAQNPVRSMHSVVLHNGKVLLIAGSGNDPEKFEAGTFTSAVYDPANGSYKIIPTPKDMFCAGHVQLQDGRVLVMSGNKGYPSADGKIGYQGYKDSYVFDPATETYTRTNDMNDGHWYPSATVMGNGDVLSFGGLKEDSTGSVTAERWSQAQQRWLPTWQVKQTWSFWGLYPSMILLQDGRLFYSGSHVFGNNIPGTGAAIYDYDANTITQVPGLQRKDERDQSASVLLPPAQDQKVLTIGGGNIDSNPAANRLTDVIDLKQPNPSYVAGPPLPQGTVDLGNGKVPQTGDQGKMYVSAVLLPDGTVMETGGALHNRANPVFETSLYDPRTNTFDPVTADPEARGYHSSAFLLPDGRVMTTGDNPGNGSWNHNVSVYTPPYLFKGPRPVITSLIDTEWTYGDTQRITVDRPIAKAELIRPAAVTHSSDPNQRFVDLPLTVDGNNVDLNVTSNPNVAPPGWYMLFAVDANGVPSVAKWVHLQGPSALKATDAAPHIHSFADDLKGKRTGPGKKRASQPVSPTVSGCDRHYGSANVCVPTAFPPQVKKTTAARCAWLKQNDYGRLKVNGADDPLALDRDKDGVACGKGDVRRR
- a CDS encoding phospholipid carrier-dependent glycosyltransferase: MTSTLPAATGIEVPAQRTAAPMTRSTGRTQFPQRLRSSRPDLVLCGVLLVAILVVQGWNIADYPTLSDDEGTYLAQAWAVQEGRGLAHYTYWYDHPPLGWIQLAVLTWIPALISPDSMTVGTMRAAMLLISAVSAVLVYVLGRRLALPRWAAALGMALFGLSPLSVVLQREIFLDNLAVMWTLLAFTLAASPSRHLWHHFGAGIAAATAVLTKETMLVVLPALLLTMWRHSHRDTRKFAVTGAITACALIGLSYPLFALLKGELLPGAGHVSLWDGIVYQMSRPGSGFILTEGTGSHGVLRSWLYYDRVLPLGGLAGALLLLLTWRWSVTARALAGPALTVAILALVALRPNGYLPAMYIIQALPFLALVLAGGTASVAHAVLHKRRGAGRRPSRARYALAAVLALAASAYVLPRWYDGARTAVTTDANAPYRAAARWLATEVPDPEDTRVLVDDALWLDLVHQGYDPGLGVIWFYKADLDPAVTRTMPRGWRDLDYVVASPTVRRDAVDLPNVKAAIEHSAPVAVFGTGPDRIEIRRIQTAGAPGGER